A window of Nitrosopumilus sp. b3 contains these coding sequences:
- a CDS encoding 50S ribosomal protein L1, with protein sequence MITESQLVDMIKEAKAATKKKKFTQSIELIVNFKDIDVKKGFALNEVVQLPKTSSPATVCVMATGEMGQKAKEAKADSVIGTEELNRFGTNKRESRKFINKYDFFLADTKVMPTVGKTLGQLLGPRGKMPTPVPFDAPIDSFLSRFRSSIKVRTRASLSVSCKIGDETMEDADLAINAHAVLNAIEKKLPNGEKNMKRIMIKTTMGKPVKQVQEVRKKFA encoded by the coding sequence ATGATTACAGAGTCTCAGCTAGTAGATATGATCAAAGAGGCAAAGGCTGCCACAAAAAAGAAAAAGTTTACGCAGTCAATTGAGCTAATTGTAAATTTCAAAGATATTGATGTGAAGAAAGGATTTGCATTAAATGAAGTAGTTCAGCTTCCAAAGACCAGTTCACCAGCAACTGTTTGCGTCATGGCAACAGGTGAGATGGGCCAGAAAGCAAAAGAGGCAAAGGCCGATTCTGTAATTGGAACCGAAGAATTAAACAGATTTGGAACAAACAAAAGAGAGTCCAGAAAATTCATTAACAAATATGATTTCTTTTTGGCAGATACCAAAGTAATGCCAACAGTAGGTAAAACATTGGGTCAACTATTAGGTCCTAGAGGAAAGATGCCAACACCAGTTCCTTTTGATGCACCAATTGATTCATTTTTGTCAAGATTTAGATCATCGATTAAAGTTAGAACAAGAGCATCACTATCTGTTTCATGTAAAATTGGAGATGAAACTATGGAGGATGCAGATTTAGCAATTAACGCACATGCTGTCCTTAATGCAATAGAGAAGAAATTGCCAAACGGTGAGAAGAATATGAAAAGAATTATGATTAAAACTACAATGGGAAAGCCAGTAAAACAAGTACAAGAGGTTAGAAAGAAATTTGCATGA
- a CDS encoding Lrp/AsnC family transcriptional regulator, producing the protein MKLLFELTKDGSISVPTLSKKLGINASVLYSRIKRLMKKKLIKKFTVEIDDSLLGIGVKASVGINRDPKLKDDIHKTFMNIPEVVSISEVTGRFDIIIKVYAKNLEALHSIVIEKIGKVPGVQNSETFVELQKTDKDPVYLTETV; encoded by the coding sequence ATGAAATTGCTATTTGAATTGACCAAGGATGGATCAATTTCTGTACCTACATTATCTAAAAAACTCGGAATCAATGCCTCAGTGCTCTATAGCAGAATTAAGCGACTGATGAAGAAAAAACTAATCAAAAAATTCACAGTAGAGATAGATGATTCTCTTTTGGGAATCGGTGTAAAGGCATCAGTTGGAATTAATCGAGATCCAAAACTCAAAGACGATATACACAAAACATTCATGAATATCCCTGAAGTCGTATCTATCTCAGAAGTCACTGGCAGATTCGATATCATCATCAAAGTTTATGCAAAAAATCTTGAGGCTCTTCATAGTATCGTTATTGAAAAGATAGGTAAAGTTCCAGGCGTTCAAAACTCTGAAACCTTTGTGGAACTACAAAAAACCGACAAGGATCCGGTATATCTTACTGAAACAGTTTAG
- a CDS encoding acetolactate synthase large subunit has product MKASDLFVKCLENEGVEYIFGIPGEENADFVMSLSQSKIKFILTRHEQGAAFMADVYGRLTGKVGVCLATLGPGATNLVTGVANANMDRSRLLAITGQTDSHLLHKESHQNMDAITMFKPITKWNWSIRNPQNIPEIVRRAFKIALEEKPGAVHIELPQDIAKKEADIPPINPQPVFRSGANEELIKQAAKIILEAKHPVIFLGNGCVRENASQHIRKLVEKTGIIAMNTFMGKGVVSDDSPLHLHTIGIKDADHALLAIESADVVIAVGVDLVEYSPKNWNKKLDKKIIHIDFTPSEVYTYYRPEVEIVSDIEYAIDAILDELEQQKKTHPELDVFPIKEIPELFKKIMKEVDERRDSFNDDESFPIKPEKLVIDVRNALGEDDIVLSDVGAHKLWISKIYKTYQPNTCIIPNGFCSMGFAFPGAIAAKIVYPEKNIVAMCGDAGFLMNIQELETAVRLKLGFITVVWCDLDLGMISMKQKNEFGKSVFTKFTNPDFIKLAESFGAVGFVVKSTKEFSKTMEEAKQIKDKPVIIAIDVDYSRNHVLLNDSNYEI; this is encoded by the coding sequence TTGAAAGCATCCGATTTATTTGTAAAATGTCTTGAAAATGAAGGTGTCGAGTACATTTTTGGAATACCAGGAGAAGAAAATGCAGATTTTGTAATGTCATTATCTCAATCTAAAATAAAATTCATTTTGACTCGTCATGAACAGGGGGCAGCCTTTATGGCAGATGTCTACGGAAGGTTAACAGGCAAAGTTGGCGTATGCCTTGCTACCCTAGGGCCTGGTGCAACAAACCTGGTAACTGGAGTTGCAAATGCAAACATGGACAGATCCCGACTACTTGCCATTACTGGTCAGACAGATTCACATCTCTTACACAAGGAATCTCATCAAAACATGGATGCAATAACAATGTTCAAACCAATTACAAAATGGAATTGGTCAATACGCAATCCACAAAATATTCCAGAAATTGTAAGAAGGGCATTCAAAATTGCACTCGAGGAAAAGCCTGGTGCTGTACACATTGAATTGCCCCAGGACATTGCAAAAAAAGAAGCAGACATACCCCCAATAAATCCTCAGCCTGTCTTTAGATCAGGGGCAAATGAGGAATTGATAAAACAAGCTGCCAAAATTATTCTTGAAGCAAAACATCCAGTAATTTTTCTAGGAAACGGTTGTGTTAGAGAGAATGCAAGTCAACACATCAGAAAATTAGTAGAGAAAACAGGAATCATAGCGATGAATACATTTATGGGAAAAGGAGTTGTCTCAGATGATTCTCCACTCCATCTTCATACAATAGGCATCAAAGATGCAGATCATGCTTTGCTTGCAATAGAATCAGCTGATGTTGTAATTGCGGTAGGAGTTGATCTGGTAGAATACAGTCCTAAAAATTGGAATAAAAAATTAGATAAAAAAATAATCCACATTGATTTCACACCATCTGAAGTCTACACCTATTACAGACCAGAAGTGGAAATAGTTTCAGATATCGAATATGCAATTGATGCAATTCTCGACGAATTAGAACAGCAGAAAAAAACACATCCAGAATTAGACGTATTTCCAATTAAAGAGATTCCAGAATTATTTAAAAAAATTATGAAAGAAGTAGATGAAAGACGAGATTCATTTAATGATGATGAGTCATTTCCAATAAAGCCTGAAAAATTAGTAATTGATGTTCGAAATGCTTTGGGCGAAGATGATATCGTACTATCAGACGTTGGTGCCCACAAGCTTTGGATTTCTAAAATTTACAAAACATATCAACCAAATACATGCATCATCCCAAACGGATTTTGCTCAATGGGATTTGCATTTCCAGGTGCAATTGCAGCAAAGATTGTCTATCCTGAGAAAAACATAGTAGCTATGTGTGGGGATGCGGGATTTTTAATGAACATTCAAGAACTTGAGACGGCAGTCCGTCTAAAATTGGGATTCATTACAGTAGTCTGGTGTGATCTGGACTTGGGAATGATTTCAATGAAGCAAAAAAACGAATTTGGCAAAAGTGTCTTTACAAAGTTTACCAATCCTGATTTTATCAAATTGGCTGAGAGCTTTGGAGCAGTAGGGTTTGTAGTAAAATCAACAAAAGAATTTTCAAAGACTATGGAGGAGGCAAAACAAATCAAAGACAAGCCAGTAATTATTGCAATTGATGTGGATTATTCAAGAAATCATGTTTTGTTAAATGACAGCAATTATGAAATTTAA
- a CDS encoding response regulator, whose protein sequence is MSISCIIAEDDPINLKLFSELLEINGISVLDKVTNGKEAVASFEAFNPDVVFLDVMMPEVDGVYALEQIRKINPSSKVVMVTADTSEETEQLMEKLKPSAVIHKPYEIITLLHILENELELKISSSD, encoded by the coding sequence ATGAGTATAAGTTGTATAATTGCAGAAGACGATCCAATTAATTTAAAATTATTCTCAGAATTACTTGAAATAAACGGAATTTCTGTTTTAGACAAAGTAACTAATGGAAAAGAGGCAGTAGCATCTTTTGAAGCATTTAATCCCGATGTAGTGTTTTTGGATGTAATGATGCCTGAAGTTGACGGGGTTTATGCATTAGAGCAAATCCGAAAGATAAATCCATCATCCAAAGTTGTAATGGTTACAGCAGATACCTCAGAGGAAACCGAGCAATTAATGGAAAAATTAAAACCATCAGCAGTTATCCACAAGCCATATGAAATAATTACACTTTTACATATTCTTGAAAATGAGCTAGAACTAAAAATTTCATCATCAGATTAA
- a CDS encoding phosphate/phosphite/phosphonate ABC transporter substrate-binding protein, whose amino-acid sequence MKLYIILGIIGIVIVSGMIGYQSLYSDNNAVENNDTENISTVGSDYEFFTIGTIHRDSAKMVKRYQPLADYIAEKISDENKVFMGKVSILPNPEKMIESINNHEMDLYFDSPLIGIKIMQDADIEPFLLSWKEGHREYHTVFITPIDSEITFDNLFNKTLVFEDMESTSGYFLPVIHLQNAGYSIDLDGTDDFSFVFSKDDENTPIWILEGRGDVGTTSNLDFEDIPTNIKERVKIIESTKSLPRQMVFVGNHVEQKDALKEILLDMDNHPSTLEILGKISDTSKFSEINWDEDFKISEKLMELLE is encoded by the coding sequence TTGAAACTTTACATAATTTTGGGAATAATTGGTATTGTAATTGTGTCAGGAATGATTGGATATCAGTCATTATATTCAGATAATAATGCTGTTGAAAATAACGATACTGAAAATATCAGTACTGTAGGTTCAGATTATGAATTTTTTACAATTGGTACAATCCATAGGGATTCTGCAAAGATGGTGAAAAGATATCAGCCATTAGCTGATTATATTGCAGAGAAAATTAGTGATGAAAATAAAGTGTTCATGGGTAAAGTGTCAATACTTCCAAACCCAGAAAAAATGATTGAATCAATAAACAATCATGAGATGGATCTGTATTTTGATAGTCCTTTAATTGGAATAAAAATCATGCAGGATGCCGACATTGAGCCTTTTCTTTTATCCTGGAAGGAGGGGCATCGTGAATATCATACAGTGTTCATAACACCAATTGACTCTGAAATCACATTTGATAATCTATTCAATAAAACATTGGTTTTTGAGGATATGGAATCCACATCAGGGTATTTTTTACCTGTAATTCATCTTCAGAATGCTGGATACAGTATTGATCTTGATGGAACTGATGATTTTTCGTTTGTCTTTAGTAAAGATGATGAGAATACTCCGATTTGGATTCTTGAGGGAAGAGGTGATGTGGGGACTACATCAAATTTAGATTTTGAAGACATTCCAACGAACATCAAAGAAAGAGTAAAAATAATTGAATCAACTAAATCACTTCCAAGACAAATGGTGTTTGTTGGCAACCATGTGGAACAAAAGGATGCACTCAAAGAGATTCTTTTAGATATGGATAATCATCCCAGTACACTGGAAATTCTTGGTAAAATATCTGACACTTCAAAGTTTTCAGAAATAAATTGGGATGAAGATTTTAAAATTTCAGAAAAATTAATGGAATTATTAGAGTAA
- a CDS encoding HAMP domain-containing sensor histidine kinase, which produces MNLNSKLVLITIIPVLIATSLTSIIIAEFTTRDLFDSSISKIKALCDLTESEMRNPMNNLDVDALNELIDNLEKEKNVLQVLVLFPDGRLFTDGSDADYNFGRVLEDEFIQTSILEDKEMMLVEDDVIHASKPITLTEKIGILVIEYSTKEINSTIQNSIISITVTALIILGISGVVAFQLGRSISGPILKLKENIFRISDGNLENPQVFSNISEIDQLSKQIFEMGEKLEKYQKEMIKTERLAAIGELSSRITHDLRNPLNSLKMAIDILKTKKPEMIKENQEYFDMMQYAVLRMNHQIDEVLGFIKKSPPKRANVKFSEIISKSLESFQFPKNIKISVSENDGMIWCDKNQIQNVIVNLISNSIHAIGKKDGKIIINFQKEKKFDKITVEDNGDGIPADSLDAIFEPLFTTKQTGTGLGLVSCKNTVEAHKGEIYVKNLPTGGVIFTILLPKADVE; this is translated from the coding sequence ATGAATCTTAATTCCAAATTAGTACTCATTACAATTATTCCTGTACTGATTGCTACATCCTTGACTTCGATTATTATTGCAGAGTTTACAACTAGGGATTTATTCGATTCATCAATTTCAAAAATTAAAGCATTATGTGATCTAACTGAAAGTGAAATGAGAAATCCAATGAATAACTTGGATGTTGATGCATTAAATGAACTCATTGATAATCTGGAGAAAGAAAAAAATGTTCTCCAGGTTCTTGTTTTGTTTCCTGACGGGCGTTTATTTACTGATGGGAGTGATGCTGACTATAATTTTGGCAGAGTGCTTGAGGATGAATTCATTCAAACCTCAATTTTAGAAGACAAAGAGATGATGTTGGTGGAAGATGATGTAATTCATGCCTCAAAACCAATAACGCTGACTGAAAAAATTGGCATTCTAGTCATAGAGTATTCTACCAAAGAAATCAATTCTACAATACAAAATTCAATCATAAGCATTACTGTAACTGCGTTAATCATTTTGGGAATTTCTGGAGTTGTAGCATTTCAATTGGGTAGATCTATCAGTGGACCGATTTTAAAACTTAAAGAAAATATATTCCGAATTTCTGATGGAAATTTAGAAAATCCTCAAGTCTTTTCAAATATTTCTGAAATTGATCAACTGTCTAAACAAATCTTTGAGATGGGTGAAAAATTAGAAAAGTATCAAAAAGAGATGATCAAAACTGAAAGATTAGCCGCAATTGGTGAATTGTCTTCAAGAATTACCCATGATTTGAGAAATCCATTGAATTCATTAAAAATGGCAATTGACATCTTGAAAACAAAAAAACCTGAGATGATTAAAGAAAACCAAGAATATTTTGATATGATGCAATATGCAGTCCTGAGAATGAATCATCAAATTGACGAGGTCCTTGGGTTTATCAAAAAAAGTCCTCCTAAAAGAGCGAATGTAAAATTTTCTGAAATCATCTCAAAATCATTAGAATCATTTCAATTTCCAAAAAACATCAAAATTTCAGTGTCTGAAAATGATGGGATGATTTGGTGCGATAAAAATCAAATTCAAAATGTAATTGTGAATTTAATTTCAAATTCCATTCATGCTATTGGGAAAAAAGATGGAAAAATAATTATAAATTTCCAAAAGGAAAAAAAGTTTGATAAAATAACTGTAGAGGATAATGGTGATGGAATTCCAGCTGATTCTTTGGATGCAATATTTGAACCGCTATTCACTACCAAACAAACTGGAACTGGATTGGGGTTGGTTAGCTGCAAGAATACTGTAGAGGCACATAAGGGTGAAATTTATGTTAAAAATTTACCAACAGGAGGAGTAATCTTTACTATTTTACTTCCAAAAGCAGACGTTGAGTAG